Below is a window of Corynebacterium kalinowskii DNA.
GCCACAGGAGTACGAGCACCGCCCCGGCCGCGGCGATCCACACCCAGGTTTCCACGTTGAGGTAAAAGGAATCGAAGTGGCGGGTCCGCATGAACATGGCGTTCTGAAGTGACTCGTTGAGCGTGAGATCCTCGGTAGCGGTGAAGGCCTTCACTTCTTCGCTTTGCTCGGCGCCGATGAGAATTTGAGGAAGCAGCGCAAGTGCACCGACCACACCAGTGGCAGCGAGAATTCCGATATCCCGGAGGCGCCAACCAATGTGCCCCTTGACGCTGCCCGGCTTGCGTGCCGGAGCCCAAAGCAAGTGCAACAGCCACCACAGCGCCAGTCCCAGCACCACGATCGTTGCGGCTGATGGGTGCAGCTGGACCATGCCGATGAAAGCAAGGGCGCCCACGAAAGAGCGGACGGGCGAGTACGGCAAGGACATAAACAATGCGAGGACGATCCCGCTGAGTGCTACCGCTGCCACGTACGGCCATGCGCCTACGTAGTGGCCGATCCAGTACAGCACGGGCAGCCCGCCGACGATCACTGGTGCTAGGCCTGCCGCCAGCTGTGCGGTTAGTCCGCGTCGACCAATGAAACGCCACGCAAGCAGCCCCACGGAAATCGGGAAACCGACTGCCGGAATGATCAGTCCTGTGAGGTTCGTGGCAGCGATCGGCGAGATGTTCGCTAGGTCTGCCAGCAGCGCTGCCCCTGCGTGCCACGCCGTTGGGTAGTACATCTTCGCCAGCGTCTCGGTGTTTTGTAGCTCACCCATGCGTGTCGAGGACACCACACCGGTTTCCACCGCATAGCGGACCACGCTCGCGTGCCAGTGCACGTCCCAGCCCTGGTAGATGTTGTTCATCCCTTGGGTGGCGCGCCCCAGCAAATCCAGCGACCGACTCAGGATCAACAAGATGCCACCGAGCATGCCCGCACCCGGAATTAGCCACGTCGGGTCAAGGAGGGTTCCAGCACGCTTATCGACGCCCTCAGCCGCGGAATCCTCCAGCTCCTGATTGCGGCGGGTGCGGCGTCGATAAGCAAAAAATGCCCCGTGCCACAGCGCAGCGAGCACCGCGATTCCAGCGGTGAACAAGGCGGCGGAGGTGACGCCAAACTTGATGTCGGTAAGCCCAAACAACCAGCTGGCGAGCCCATAGATTCCAAAAGTGGCAGGCAGTGACGCCGCGACGGCCCACTGACCACGGGCTCCGGAGAGCCACGCAACGATTAGCCCGGGGACGGTAAACACTGCAACTGCTATCGCTGCTGCACTGACCATACCCATGCGTTGACCACCTTAAAATAGAGCCCAATTAACCTCAATTAGCTTAGGCCATAGTGGACATCATTACCTGCAAGGCACGCTTAGCTTTCGGGCGGGAGCGTGCGCATAGCGCGGGTGGCTGCGGCGCGGGCGTGGAGGTGCTCGTCCGCGGGGTAGTCAACCCCCACCAATGACAGACCCTTTGCCGGCGCCACCTGAACCTCGGGACACCGCTCCGACATGCTCAGCAAGGACTCAGCGAACTCCGGCGGTCGACGCCCCTCCCCCACGGCGAGACAAGTACCGACCAGCGAACGAACCATCGACCAACAGAACGCGTCCGCTGTGACATGGGCTTCAAAGAGATTCGGCTCCTCCGGTGTCGAGGCATCCACCCAAGTGAATTTCTCTAGGTCGCGCACTGTGGTGGCATTCGGCTTGTACTTGCACAGCGCGGCGAAGTCATGGAGACCCACCAACATGTCGGCTGCTGCCTGCATCTTGTCAAGATCGACCTGCTTGGGCCAGTGCGCGGTATCCAAGACCCGGGTGGGCAAGACGCCTGCTGGGTCGGCGCTGATGCGATAGATGTAGTGGCGACGCAGCGCGGAAAACCGCGCGTCGAAGTCTGGCGGGGCAAACATACAGGTACTGACCCGAATATCGTCGGGGAGCAGACGAGCGAGTCGGCGAACGAGGCGCATCGGATCCCCATCGATGGTGCGCTGCTCTAACGCCGAATCCTCGACATCAAAATGTGCGACCTGGCCACGCGCATGTACGCCGGCATCGGTACGGCCAGCGACCGTCAGCTGGATCGGTTGGCGAAGCACCATGGACAGCGCGTCCTCAAGTACCTGCTGTACCGTGCGCAGCTCTGGATCACCTTCCTTGGGCCCCTGCCTGGCCCATCCGTGAAAGTCGGTGCCATCATAGGCGACATCGATGCGCAGTCTTTTCATTGACATAGTGGCTTTTAGTGTAGTGAATAGGCGAGGCAGCTCCACTGGTCGGTGGAGCTTTGCGCGACTTATGCACTCGCGAACCCCGCCTCCGGCGCGTCGGCAAGCGCGCTAGCAATGCAAAAAGCCCGCTACCACGATGGGTAGCGGGCCTGCTAAAAAGCGGTGAGATTACTTCTCTTCAGCCTTAGCTTCGGTAGCTTCTTCAGCCTTCTCCTCAGCTTCAGCTTCCTTTGCCTCTGCCTCAGCAGCTGCGTCGGTAGCCTCTTCTGCTTCAACCTCAGGAGCGTCTGCAACTACAGGAGCTTCTTCTTCGGTCTTCTTGGAAGCAGCTGCGCGGGTAGCGCGGGAAGCCTCAGCAGAAACGGTCTCCTCGAGAACGAGGGAGATCTGGGACATTGGAGCGTTGTCGCCGCGACGGTTCTCCAGCTTGATGATGCGGGTGTAGCCACCTTCGCGGTTCTCAAACTTTGGAGCCAGCTCGTTGAACAAGTAAGCAACAACTTCCTTGTTGGTGATGAGCTTGGCAACGTTACGACGATCCGCAACGGTGCCGCCCTTAGCCTTGGTGATGATCTTTTCTACGTATGGACGCAGTACCTTTGCCTTGGCATCGGTGGTCTTGATTGCGCCGTGCTCGATCAGCTGGGAAGCCAGGTTAGAAAGAATCTTCTTCTGGTTAGTAGCCGAACCGCCGAGACGGGCGCCCTTCTTAGGGGTAGGCATTGATGTACTCCTCGTGTACAGGTATGTGAGCGCAGGCTCTTGAAATCAAGAGCCCTAGGGCGTTTTACTCAGAATCTTCCGGGTCAAAGTCAATGAACTCGCCGGTCTCAGCGTCGTAGCCTTCGATCTGGGTTGGATCGAAGTCTTCAGGTGCATCCTTCAGGGTCAAGCCCAGGCCCGCAAGCTTGATCTTGACCTCGTTGATGGACTTCTGACCGAAGTTGCGGATATCCAGCAGATCCGATTCGGTGCACTCTGCGAGCTCACCAACGGTGTGGATTTCCTGGCGCTTCAGGCAGTTGTAGGAGCGAACAGAGAAGTTCAGGTCCTCAATTGCCATGCTGTAAGCAGCGATGTGCTCAGTCTCCTGTGGAGATGGGCCGATTTCGATGCCTTCAGCTGCGGTGTTCAGCTCGCGAGCGAGGCCGAACAGCTCAACCAGAGTCTTGCCTGCAGATGCGAGTGCGTCACGTGCGGAGATGGAGTTCTTAGTCTCAACATCGATGATCAGCTTGTCAAAGTCGGTGCGCTGCTCAACACGAGTAGCTTCGACCTTGTAGCTCACCTTGAGTACTGGGGAGTAGATCTGGTCAACAGGAATGCGACCGATCTCGGCTCCGCCAGCGTTCAGGGTTGCCGGAACGTAGCCACGGCCACGCTCGACAATCAGCTCGATGTCCAGGCGACCCTGCTCATTGAGGGTAGCGATGTGCAGATCCGGGTTGTGGATCTCCACACCAGCTGGAGGCTGAATGTCACCAGCGGTGACCTCGCCTTCGCCAGTCTTGCTCAGGTACATGACCACTGGCTCGTCAGAGTCAGAGGACAGCACAATGCCCTTGATGTTCAGGATGATGTCGGAGACATCTTCCTTCACACCGTTGATGGTGGTGAACTCGTGGAGCACACCATCGATCTTGACGCTGGTCACTGCTGCACCTGGGATAGAGGACAGCAGGGTACGACGCAGCGAGTTACCAAGGGTGTAGCCGAAACCTGGCTCCAGTGGCTCAATGATGAACCGGGAACGAGCTTCGTCGACGAATTCCTCGGTGAGGGTAGGACGCTGTGAAATGAGCATGAACTTCTCCTTGTGTGACGCCCGCTATTTGACGCCAATAGGCAGTATTTGACTTGATTCCCTACCGCACCATTGTAGGTGCGGTTAGGAAGATTACTTCGAGTAGAACTCGACGATCAGCTGTTCGTTGATTGGAACGTCGATCTGAGCGCGCTCTGGCAGCTGGTGCACGAGAATGCGCAGGGTAGATGGAACGACCTGCAACCATGCTGGCACGATTGCGTCGACGAGGTTATCCTGAGCCTCTTCGAACCAGATCATCTTACGAGACTTCTCGCGAACATCGATGATGTCGTACTGAGAAACCTGGAAAGAAGGTACGTTGATCTTCTTGCCGTTCACGGTGAAGTGACCGTGAGAGACGAGCTGACGTGCCTGGCGACGGGTACGCGCAAGACCTGCACGGTAAACCACGTTGTCAAGGCGAGCCTCAAGCATGATGACCAGATTGTCACCGGTCTTGCCTGGGCGACGGTTAGCTTCAGCGTAGTAGCGACGGAACTGCTTCTCCATGACGCCGTAGGTGAAGCGAGCCTTCTGCTTCTCCTGCAGCTGGAGGAGGTACTCAGACTCCTTGATGCGAGCGCGGCCAGCTTGTCCCGGAGGATAAGGGCGACGCTCGAATGCCATATCTCCGCCGACGAGGTCGACACGGAGGCGACGGGACTTACGGGTTACAGGGCCGGTATAACGAGCCATAGTTTGTTACTCTTCCTTTCCCTGATTAAACGCGACGGCGCTTAGGCGGACGGCAGCCATTGTGTGGCTGTGGGGTGACGTCGGTGATGGAACCGACCTCAAGACCCGCGGTGGACAGGGAACGGATTGCGGTCTCGCGACCAGAGCCTGGGCCCTTAACGTAGACGTCAACCTTCTTCATGCCGTGCTCCATTGCCTTACGTGCGGCAGACTCAGCAGCCATCTGTGCAGCGAATGGGGTGGACTTGCGGGAACCCTTGAAGCCGACGTGGCCGGAGGATGCCCAAGAAATAACAGCACCGGATGGGTCCGTGATGGACACGATGGTGTTGTTGAAGGTGGACTTGATGTATGCGGCGCCCTGCGCCACATTCTTCTTTACGACGCGACGGCCAGTGCGGCGCGCGCCAGAGCGTGCTTTAGGAGGCATTTTTACTTCTTCTTTCCGGCGATCGTCTTCTTAGGACCCTTACGCGTGCGAGCGTTGGTCTTGGTGCGCTGACCACGAACTGGGAGGCCACGACGGTGGCGCAGACCCTGGTAGGAGCCGATCTCAATCTTGCGACGGATGTCGGCTGCTACCTGGCGGCGGAGGTCACCCTCGACCTTCCAGGTGGCTTCGATAACGTCACGCAGAGCAGCAATTTGCTCATCGGTGAGGTTGTCGGTGCGCAGATCAGGAGAGATGCCAGTCTCTTCCAGCAGCTTGGCAGCACGGGCTGGGCCGATGCCGTAGATGTAGGTAAGTGCTACCTCCATACGCTTGTTGCGTGGGAGGTCAACACCAGCTAGACGTGCCATATTGGTACGTGCCTTTCCGGTTGTTGCGGTGGTTTTCTCCACATTCATCCCCGTCTCATAGCGCTTCACCCGGACGGATAGGCCGGATAGTGGGCTACGCAAACACAGGGCTCCAGCCACCGTAGCTAGAGGTAGAAGTAGTGCCTGTTAGCGACGCTTTTCGACGCCGCTGCAGTTCAAAGCACCTGGAATGTGAAGGCGAATGATTTATTTACTTGTAGCGGTAGACAATGCGACCGCGGGTCAGGTCGTACGGAGACAGCTCCACGACGACGCGATCCTCAGGAAGAATGCGGATGTAGTGCTGACGCATCTTGCCCGAGATGTGAGCAAGTACTTTGTGTCCGTTATCGAGCTCGACACGGAACATTGCATTCGGCAAAGGCTCGATAATCTTGCCCTCAACCTCAATTGCGCCTTCTTTAGCCATATCCTCCGCTTCCCCGGTATTCACAAGCTAAATACCTGGTAGATGTCACCGTTGTGTGCGATACATCGGTGGGCGCATGCACTAGTACATACACCAACGGATAAGGTTACAGGTAAGGGCTGACAAAAAGCAAGACCGCACCCTAGCACAGGATGCGGTCGCTTGCAGGTATGACGCGTGATGCCTTAGTAGACGTACACCATCTCGCCGACCTGAAGGTCGTTGAAGAATGCTGCGGAGTCTTCGTAGAGCAGGTGGACACAGCCGTGAGACAGCCAATCAATGCGACCTGCATGGAAGGCAATGCCATTGTGGGTGAAATACACCGAGTTTGGCATCGGCGCGTTATTGAACTCGTAGGAAATTTCGTCCTTCACCTTGCGGGTGACGTAGAAAGTGCCACTTGGGGTTTCCCAACCTGCGGCGCCATGCGAAACAGGCACTGGCCCGTAGGAGATTTCGCCACCTCGCTGAAGCCAGGCACGGTTACCGGCCTTGTCCAGGCAGGCACGTGCCTGCGGTGGGCAAGAGCCACGATCGATCTGCGGTGCTGGAGCGGGTGCAGGGGCTGGCTCTTCAACAACTGGCGCTGGAGCAGGGGCCGGAGCGGGCGCAGGGGCTGGTGCCGGCATCTTGGATTCCAGCAGGCCTGGGAAGTGGAAACGAAGATTATCATCGGCAGCCTTGCGAAGTGCGTCGCGCTGCGCTGCTGGCAGGCCGGCGGTGGAGTTGTACACGGCGTTGCGCGCGTTCCAAGCCGCCTCGGCAGCAAAGTCAGACGAGCCTGCCTGGAAGTCGGAGGACCCATTCTGAATGTTTGCAGGAAGGTCAGCAGCCATAGCCGGCTGACTCAAAACCGCGGACGCGGCTACCACAGTGGAGGCCGCGATCGCCGCGCGGCGCTTGAATGCAGAAGGCTTACGGTGCTTACTCATGACTACGGAGTATATGCCATTTTCGGTAGGTTTACTCAAATTGAAATCGTCAATTATGCGCAAAGATCAAAAAATAACTACTTCGTCAGTCACCTTCAGCTGATGAAAATAATGCCTGGCATCATGTTCCGTGAGATGGATGCAACCGTGTGACATCTGTTCAAGATCACCTTGATGGAACGCAATGCCAAGCGGACTGAAGTAGGTCGACCACGGCATGGGTTCGAGATCAAATTCGTAAGACACCTCGTCCTTGACGTGGCGCATTACATGAAACTGTCCGTGCGGTGTTTCCCAGCCTGGACGCCCAGAATTGAGGCTTACGGGACCGTATTCGACGTTGCCACCACGTTGCAACCATGACTTTCGCGCGGTCAGATCTACACAGGCTCGCGCGGTGGGTGGGCATTTTTGGTAGTTGGGTTCGATTGTCGCAACTGGGGTAGGCGTAGGGGTGGATACGATGACATCGGAGATCTCAGCTTCGGCGACGATATTCTCGACAACCACTGGCTCGTCTTGCTGGCCCAATCCAGCCACGCTCGTGCCGAGGACGGCAATAGTGGTGAAGTATCCGGCCACAACAACTGCGGTCGGATTTCCATCCCTCATCTTCGACATTAGCTTCACGACTGTGAATCCTAACCGACAAGCAGCAAGAGCACTATTCCTGGCGAGGAGTCAAAATGCGTGGCCCACCAGCGGTCGCAGCGACCGTGTGTTCCCAGTGGGCAGCGAATGAACCGTCGAGGGTAACGACTGTCCAATCGTCCTCCAATACTGCGGAATCTTCCGTGCCCAAAGTCAGCATCGGTTCAATGGCTAGCACTGATCCTTCCTGGATCATCGGACCGCGCCCTGGCTTGCCCTCATTGGCAAGGTACGGGTCTTCATGCATTGTCCGACCGATTCCATGTCCACCGTAGCCATCGACGATGCCCAGGTGCACGTCGAAAAGCTGCTCGGCCTTACGCGTGGCAACCTCGAGTGCGTGGGAGACGTCCGTGAGGCGGTTGCCCGGGCGCATGGCCTTGAGTCCCTCCATCAGCACCCATTCGGTGGCGCGGTTGAGCTTATCGACGTC
It encodes the following:
- the truA gene encoding tRNA pseudouridine(38-40) synthase TruA; the encoded protein is MSMKRLRIDVAYDGTDFHGWARQGPKEGDPELRTVQQVLEDALSMVLRQPIQLTVAGRTDAGVHARGQVAHFDVEDSALEQRTIDGDPMRLVRRLARLLPDDIRVSTCMFAPPDFDARFSALRRHYIYRISADPAGVLPTRVLDTAHWPKQVDLDKMQAAADMLVGLHDFAALCKYKPNATTVRDLEKFTWVDASTPEEPNLFEAHVTADAFCWSMVRSLVGTCLAVGEGRRPPEFAESLLSMSERCPEVQVAPAKGLSLVGVDYPADEHLHARAAATRAMRTLPPES
- the rpsD gene encoding 30S ribosomal protein S4: MARYTGPVTRKSRRLRVDLVGGDMAFERRPYPPGQAGRARIKESEYLLQLQEKQKARFTYGVMEKQFRRYYAEANRRPGKTGDNLVIMLEARLDNVVYRAGLARTRRQARQLVSHGHFTVNGKKINVPSFQVSQYDIIDVREKSRKMIWFEEAQDNLVDAIVPAWLQVVPSTLRILVHQLPERAQIDVPINEQLIVEFYSK
- the rplQ gene encoding 50S ribosomal protein L17, yielding MPTPKKGARLGGSATNQKKILSNLASQLIEHGAIKTTDAKAKVLRPYVEKIITKAKGGTVADRRNVAKLITNKEVVAYLFNELAPKFENREGGYTRIIKLENRRGDNAPMSQISLVLEETVSAEASRATRAAASKKTEEEAPVVADAPEVEAEEATDAAAEAEAKEAEAEEKAEEATEAKAEEK
- the rpsK gene encoding 30S ribosomal protein S11, coding for MPPKARSGARRTGRRVVKKNVAQGAAYIKSTFNNTIVSITDPSGAVISWASSGHVGFKGSRKSTPFAAQMAAESAARKAMEHGMKKVDVYVKGPGSGRETAIRSLSTAGLEVGSITDVTPQPHNGCRPPKRRRV
- the rpsM gene encoding 30S ribosomal protein S13 yields the protein MARLAGVDLPRNKRMEVALTYIYGIGPARAAKLLEETGISPDLRTDNLTDEQIAALRDVIEATWKVEGDLRRQVAADIRRKIEIGSYQGLRHRRGLPVRGQRTKTNARTRKGPKKTIAGKKK
- the map gene encoding type I methionyl aminopeptidase; this translates as MGFRKKNKTIAAKTPGELDAMQAAGEIVGRTLQAVKAAAKPGVSTLELDQVAEETIRAAGAIPTFLGYHGFPGSICASVNEVIVHGIPNNETVLQSGDLVSIDCGATFDGWVGDSAWSFGIGELDEDVDKLNRATEWVLMEGLKAMRPGNRLTDVSHALEVATRKAEQLFDVHLGIVDGYGGHGIGRTMHEDPYLANEGKPGRGPMIQEGSVLAIEPMLTLGTEDSAVLEDDWTVVTLDGSFAAHWEHTVAATAGGPRILTPRQE
- a CDS encoding L,D-transpeptidase; the encoded protein is MSKMRDGNPTAVVVAGYFTTIAVLGTSVAGLGQQDEPVVVENIVAEAEISDVIVSTPTPTPVATIEPNYQKCPPTARACVDLTARKSWLQRGGNVEYGPVSLNSGRPGWETPHGQFHVMRHVKDEVSYEFDLEPMPWSTYFSPLGIAFHQGDLEQMSHGCIHLTEHDARHYFHQLKVTDEVVIF
- a CDS encoding L,D-transpeptidase, yielding MSKHRKPSAFKRRAAIAASTVVAASAVLSQPAMAADLPANIQNGSSDFQAGSSDFAAEAAWNARNAVYNSTAGLPAAQRDALRKAADDNLRFHFPGLLESKMPAPAPAPAPAPAPAPVVEEPAPAPAPAPQIDRGSCPPQARACLDKAGNRAWLQRGGEISYGPVPVSHGAAGWETPSGTFYVTRKVKDEISYEFNNAPMPNSVYFTHNGIAFHAGRIDWLSHGCVHLLYEDSAAFFNDLQVGEMVYVY
- the infA gene encoding translation initiation factor IF-1; protein product: MAKEGAIEVEGKIIEPLPNAMFRVELDNGHKVLAHISGKMRQHYIRILPEDRVVVELSPYDLTRGRIVYRYK
- a CDS encoding DUF6541 family protein — encoded protein: MGMVSAAAIAVAVFTVPGLIVAWLSGARGQWAVAASLPATFGIYGLASWLFGLTDIKFGVTSAALFTAGIAVLAALWHGAFFAYRRRTRRNQELEDSAAEGVDKRAGTLLDPTWLIPGAGMLGGILLILSRSLDLLGRATQGMNNIYQGWDVHWHASVVRYAVETGVVSSTRMGELQNTETLAKMYYPTAWHAGAALLADLANISPIAATNLTGLIIPAVGFPISVGLLAWRFIGRRGLTAQLAAGLAPVIVGGLPVLYWIGHYVGAWPYVAAVALSGIVLALFMSLPYSPVRSFVGALAFIGMVQLHPSAATIVVLGLALWWLLHLLWAPARKPGSVKGHIGWRLRDIGILAATGVVGALALLPQILIGAEQSEEVKAFTATEDLTLNESLQNAMFMRTRHFDSFYLNVETWVWIAAAGAVLVLLWRRNLWAPLFWIFSIYSTANALRPMADPWGEWFSLVGSLHYNTAHRLVMPAAMFVVAGAAVGLAIIIRLITGGPLKKFTAVTSTLAILVTAGTAWVIQDTVRTGIERGSAWAINSARDGRLVNDRDIKAFDWLAKQPHAYEGKIFSNPDEGSGWMYAYNGLPAFYKHYLWPNTTLESHTNSLYWHPMRLGQGNFEQFDEANRVDDAAHGLGVNFIYISPPNFWGFQAPRPDFETGLLNTPGVTPVYRDHQVTIYAVNAEFTDTEIMAMRAPGNSPEQLPPLRTKGEVVATMNPEMKSALMDQYLDGSLTMDEAEQPYIHRPTIPNRGRDSHFEWLAEQDQLKVMTTDGVKTGDSVAAEQQDAKP
- a CDS encoding DNA-directed RNA polymerase subunit alpha, whose translation is MLISQRPTLTEEFVDEARSRFIIEPLEPGFGYTLGNSLRRTLLSSIPGAAVTSVKIDGVLHEFTTINGVKEDVSDIILNIKGIVLSSDSDEPVVMYLSKTGEGEVTAGDIQPPAGVEIHNPDLHIATLNEQGRLDIELIVERGRGYVPATLNAGGAEIGRIPVDQIYSPVLKVSYKVEATRVEQRTDFDKLIIDVETKNSISARDALASAGKTLVELFGLARELNTAAEGIEIGPSPQETEHIAAYSMAIEDLNFSVRSYNCLKRQEIHTVGELAECTESDLLDIRNFGQKSINEVKIKLAGLGLTLKDAPEDFDPTQIEGYDAETGEFIDFDPEDSE